A single genomic interval of Aegicerativicinus sediminis harbors:
- a CDS encoding HD domain-containing protein, translating into MVLKNREAYPDICFKVLADLEENLPEHLAYHCLEHTIDVANVCDFYIDHYAISKQMAELIRIAAISHDYGYMDSPIDHEAKSIEKITPLLKEHKYTDKEIDLIGGMIMATKIPQRPTNLYEEILADADLDYLGRGDYDELSSRLLKEFLYYDVVSNQKEWLDAQIKFLEIHRYHTDLAQKERIKTKLEKLKELKEDRYKLNGTP; encoded by the coding sequence ATGGTATTGAAGAATAGAGAAGCCTACCCCGACATATGCTTCAAAGTCTTGGCCGATTTGGAAGAAAATCTGCCAGAACATTTAGCTTATCATTGTTTGGAACACACTATAGATGTTGCCAATGTGTGCGATTTCTATATTGACCATTATGCTATTTCCAAGCAAATGGCAGAATTGATTAGGATAGCTGCAATCAGCCATGATTATGGATATATGGATTCCCCAATTGATCATGAAGCAAAAAGCATTGAAAAAATAACCCCACTTCTTAAAGAGCATAAGTATACCGATAAAGAAATTGATCTAATTGGTGGTATGATTATGGCCACAAAAATTCCCCAACGTCCAACAAATTTATATGAGGAAATTTTAGCCGATGCTGATCTAGACTATTTAGGAAGAGGAGATTATGACGAGTTAAGCAGCAGATTATTGAAAGAATTTCTATACTACGATGTTGTCTCTAACCAAAAAGAATGGTTAGACGCCCAAATTAAATTTTTGGAGATACACCGTTACCACACTGATTTAGCTCAAAAAGAGCGGATTAAAACCAAATTAGAAAAACTTAAGGAATTAAAAGAAGATCGTTATAAACTTAACGGAACACCCTAG
- a CDS encoding adenylate/guanylate cyclase domain-containing protein, producing the protein MTRSGLLLIILMLLSYILFPQDLGQLKAKETQITQSLDSVQVNTWNDRAFEFYQEAKYDSTIVFAKKAIQLSDSIHYKSGLGLAYKYMGMAHYQKAEYAEAISNWEPALNIYRDLKDDSMVSNLLNNVGAAYQTLGDDPTALKLIFESLEIAERLNDKQQMASCYVNMGSVYMNDKNTYPQAINALEQSIKISEEINNKGLVGYSELNIGDILLQQDKYIDAALHLEKAIDNWKEINYFQVSYAEAKMAAAQSKLGNYLEAQKYIEEAITTAKENEDKLTLSEAYNTFGTILYEQGKFNASIEQHSLALDLAKEMNTYKEIRNSYRGLADANAGLGNYSSAYQFQQLFTATQDTLKDEEYNNTMGILRYRFNVGEQEKEMERLIMENQLKQSEIEKEATARKLLMAILILLVFIIGGFIFQYRYVKRSHKRLDREKKRSERILLNILPKETAEELKNNGFIKAKRFENVTVLFTDFKAFSVVAENISPEDLVNSVDYFFKKFDEIIERNNLEKIKTIGDAYMCAGGLPSKNHTHAEDALNAAREILQFVKVTAEDPPDGIFPFEVRIGLNTGPVIAGVVGTKKFQYDIWGNTVNIAARMESNSEVGRINVSQHTYEHLKDKGIFTYRGEVEVKNQKKLKMYYIDQSTI; encoded by the coding sequence ATGACAAGGTCAGGCCTTCTTCTTATTATCTTAATGCTCTTGTCGTATATCTTGTTCCCACAAGATTTAGGCCAATTAAAAGCTAAAGAAACACAAATAACACAAAGCCTAGATTCGGTTCAGGTAAATACATGGAATGATAGAGCGTTTGAGTTTTATCAAGAAGCGAAGTATGATTCTACCATCGTTTTTGCTAAAAAAGCTATTCAGTTATCCGACTCCATCCACTATAAAAGTGGATTAGGTCTTGCCTATAAATATATGGGGATGGCTCATTATCAAAAAGCTGAATATGCCGAAGCGATTAGTAATTGGGAACCTGCACTGAATATTTATAGAGATTTGAAGGATGATTCAATGGTTAGCAACCTGTTAAACAATGTTGGAGCTGCTTACCAGACACTTGGAGATGACCCAACCGCCTTAAAGCTCATTTTTGAGTCTCTTGAAATTGCAGAACGTTTAAATGACAAACAACAAATGGCTTCATGTTATGTTAATATGGGGTCTGTATATATGAATGATAAAAACACCTATCCACAGGCAATTAATGCTTTAGAGCAAAGTATAAAAATATCTGAGGAAATTAATAATAAAGGGTTAGTTGGTTATTCAGAATTAAACATAGGAGATATCCTCCTTCAACAAGATAAATATATAGATGCCGCACTTCATCTGGAAAAAGCTATTGACAATTGGAAGGAAATCAACTATTTTCAAGTATCCTATGCAGAAGCAAAGATGGCAGCGGCCCAATCTAAGCTCGGTAATTATTTAGAAGCTCAAAAATATATTGAAGAAGCCATTACAACTGCAAAAGAAAATGAGGACAAGTTAACTTTGTCCGAAGCGTACAATACTTTTGGTACCATTCTATATGAGCAAGGGAAGTTTAATGCATCTATTGAACAGCACTCCTTAGCGCTTGATTTAGCTAAGGAAATGAATACTTACAAGGAAATACGAAACTCATATCGGGGGTTGGCAGATGCTAACGCAGGTTTAGGAAATTATTCAAGTGCCTACCAATTTCAACAACTTTTTACGGCAACACAAGATACCCTTAAAGACGAAGAGTACAACAATACTATGGGTATCTTAAGGTACCGTTTCAATGTAGGCGAACAAGAAAAGGAAATGGAACGGCTAATAATGGAAAATCAATTAAAACAATCCGAAATTGAGAAAGAAGCAACTGCCAGAAAATTATTGATGGCAATCTTGATTTTACTTGTTTTCATAATCGGAGGCTTTATTTTTCAATACCGTTATGTTAAAAGGTCCCATAAAAGATTAGACCGAGAAAAGAAAAGATCAGAACGTATTCTCTTAAATATTTTGCCGAAGGAAACTGCTGAAGAACTTAAGAATAACGGCTTTATAAAGGCTAAGCGATTTGAGAATGTTACCGTTCTTTTTACTGATTTTAAGGCTTTTTCTGTAGTGGCAGAAAATATATCACCGGAGGATTTGGTAAACAGTGTCGATTATTTTTTCAAAAAATTTGATGAAATTATTGAACGGAACAACTTAGAAAAAATTAAAACCATTGGAGATGCTTATATGTGTGCAGGGGGGCTGCCGTCAAAAAACCACACGCATGCTGAGGATGCATTAAACGCAGCTAGGGAAATTCTTCAATTTGTAAAAGTCACTGCTGAAGATCCACCAGATGGAATTTTCCCATTTGAAGTAAGAATCGGTCTTAATACTGGTCCGGTAATTGCCGGTGTTGTAGGAACCAAGAAATTTCAATATGATATTTGGGGGAATACTGTAAATATTGCTGCTAGAATGGAATCGAACTCAGAAGTCGGCAGAATTAACGTATCACAGCATACCTACGAACATTTAAAAGATAAAGGAATTTTCACCTACAGAGGGGAAGTAGAGGTGAAAAACCAAAAAAAATTGAAAATGTATTATATTGATCAATCAACCATTTAA
- a CDS encoding TVP38/TMEM64 family protein — protein sequence MSDRNKKNPTKSKLPLVLSLVVFGIVVLLYFVWPGFNNFLNEAYTVLTSGDNNRISNWVSQYGFWAPFVILLLMIVQMFLFVIPSALIMIVCVLAYGPIWGSLLSLLGIFIASTLAYWIAHYVGSSAIESLIGPKSAKKISFYVKNYGFWAVIVARISPLLSNDGISFVAGLVKMGYRKFISATFLGILPLILAIGWFGQDFHKLKTGLIWISGFSLLSLLAYIGWDKKNQSRG from the coding sequence GTGAGCGACAGGAATAAGAAAAACCCAACTAAATCTAAACTACCTTTGGTGCTTAGTTTGGTTGTGTTTGGAATTGTTGTTCTGCTTTATTTTGTTTGGCCAGGCTTTAATAACTTTCTTAATGAGGCATACACTGTTTTAACCTCAGGAGATAATAATAGAATTTCCAACTGGGTGTCTCAGTATGGTTTTTGGGCTCCGTTTGTAATTCTACTATTGATGATAGTGCAAATGTTTTTATTTGTGATCCCATCGGCCTTGATTATGATTGTATGCGTGTTGGCCTACGGACCTATTTGGGGTAGTTTGCTTTCCTTACTTGGAATTTTTATAGCCTCAACCTTGGCTTATTGGATTGCACATTATGTTGGGTCCTCCGCTATTGAATCTTTAATAGGACCTAAATCGGCGAAGAAAATTTCTTTTTATGTGAAAAATTATGGTTTTTGGGCTGTTATTGTAGCTAGAATTTCCCCTTTATTATCTAATGATGGGATAAGCTTTGTAGCAGGATTGGTGAAAATGGGCTACAGAAAATTTATTTCAGCAACTTTCCTAGGTATTCTACCCTTAATTTTGGCAATAGGTTGGTTTGGACAAGACTTTCATAAGTTAAAAACCGGGTTAATTTGGATTTCAGGGTTCAGCCTGCTTTCTCTGCTAGCCTATATTGGTTGGGATAAGAAAAATCAATCGAGAGGGTAA
- a CDS encoding AEC family transporter, protein MNIALQKTLELLLIIAIGVLLQRKVPKKEQLDGLKTLILNVALPATIFLALLKIDFNLKLIALPILALLFNFLMFFASRYLLPLFIPIESNKKRRTLSMLIPSLAPGLSCFPFIIAYLSEEELALAALADVGNKLFGLLLLYLIAMHWYHQRKTQKQFRSNKTKLIDLTLTLLKEPINVVIVIGLLMLIAGINLSIFPEFIQNTIDRFSVMMVAMVLLFIGLAVRIKWREFGFMFQLLSWRSGMALLFSAIVLLVIPTPSLSVSLLIIAFPQSACSFWPFAHMNAVDSLEERDQKTKKTFDLNFAVTILACSLPFSTFMIIGIFHFGNSIVDPFILGGIGLTLVMVSLICRLVSYLRPIVKNAIVEKVVN, encoded by the coding sequence ATGAATATTGCACTTCAAAAAACATTGGAGCTACTTCTGATTATTGCTATTGGTGTGTTACTGCAAAGAAAAGTTCCTAAAAAAGAGCAGTTAGATGGTCTTAAGACACTAATTTTAAATGTTGCCCTTCCGGCAACAATTTTCTTAGCGCTATTAAAAATTGATTTTAACCTTAAGCTGATTGCTTTACCAATTCTAGCGCTCCTATTTAATTTTTTGATGTTTTTTGCTAGCAGGTACTTACTTCCGTTATTCATCCCAATTGAATCAAACAAAAAACGGAGAACCCTAAGTATGTTAATCCCTTCTCTGGCTCCTGGTTTATCTTGTTTTCCGTTTATCATCGCCTATTTAAGCGAAGAAGAATTAGCATTGGCTGCCTTGGCCGATGTAGGCAATAAGTTATTCGGTCTATTATTATTGTATTTAATTGCAATGCACTGGTATCATCAGAGAAAAACTCAAAAACAATTCAGGAGCAATAAAACCAAATTGATCGATTTAACCCTTACTCTATTGAAAGAGCCAATAAATGTGGTTATAGTCATTGGCCTCTTAATGCTAATAGCTGGCATAAACCTTTCAATATTTCCTGAATTTATACAAAATACCATAGATCGATTTAGTGTAATGATGGTGGCAATGGTATTGCTTTTCATCGGCTTGGCAGTAAGAATAAAATGGCGAGAATTTGGATTTATGTTTCAACTGTTAAGTTGGCGGTCCGGCATGGCCCTTCTTTTTTCGGCTATAGTTTTACTGGTAATTCCTACACCTTCATTAAGTGTAAGTCTATTAATAATTGCGTTCCCGCAAAGCGCTTGTAGTTTTTGGCCGTTTGCACATATGAATGCTGTTGATAGTCTAGAGGAAAGAGACCAAAAAACAAAAAAGACTTTCGACTTAAATTTTGCGGTTACAATTTTAGCTTGTTCACTTCCCTTTTCCACATTTATGATTATTGGGATTTTCCATTTTGGAAACTCAATTGTAGATCCATTTATATTGGGTGGTATTGGTTTAACCTTAGTTATGGTGAGTCTTATTTGTAGACTTGTATCTTATTTACGCCCTATTGTGAAAAATGCGATTGTAGAAAAGGTCGTAAATTAA
- a CDS encoding pyridoxal phosphate-dependent aminotransferase has translation METTSLNRRDWLKRSALTIGGLSILPLIGQAETPLAPLTLDNKGRLTYSPLFREFTLSKPLTTAIKAKLNANENPYGPSPKAIEALKSSAHLGNRYAWKEMFDLIEKISDLEGATPENIIMGPGSSDILEKVAMVFFKDGGNVVSADPSYMSLIQVAKATGGSWKPIPLTKDWEHDLEAMEAAIDNETKLVYICNPNNPTGTITNSDALRDFCSRVSERVPVFVDEAYLGFLENGMKHSMVPLVKEGKNVIVARTFSKIHGMAGLRVGYAVAQPETLERIHSITRGGMGISYPSIHAAMASLEDAEFLDKCRSLNSEVRDYVYTSLKGMGHNAVPSHTSFMIFPIEMEGETFLKEMTALGVGVRAFQFMDKNWCRVSMGTMDEMKLFTAAVNKVLV, from the coding sequence ATGGAAACAACATCTCTTAATAGACGTGATTGGTTAAAAAGAAGTGCTTTAACCATTGGAGGACTTTCAATCTTACCTTTAATAGGACAAGCCGAAACTCCGTTAGCTCCTTTAACCCTTGACAATAAAGGGCGTTTAACTTATAGTCCTCTTTTTAGAGAATTTACCCTTTCGAAACCATTAACCACAGCAATCAAAGCCAAATTAAATGCGAATGAAAACCCTTATGGTCCTTCCCCAAAGGCGATTGAGGCATTAAAATCCAGCGCACATTTAGGTAATAGATATGCTTGGAAAGAAATGTTCGATTTGATTGAAAAAATTTCAGACTTAGAAGGAGCCACTCCAGAAAATATAATAATGGGGCCTGGCTCATCAGATATTTTAGAGAAAGTGGCCATGGTATTTTTCAAGGATGGTGGAAACGTGGTTTCTGCAGACCCTTCCTATATGTCACTTATTCAAGTTGCCAAGGCTACAGGTGGTTCATGGAAACCTATTCCGCTAACAAAAGATTGGGAACATGACCTAGAGGCTATGGAGGCGGCTATTGATAATGAAACCAAATTAGTATATATATGCAATCCTAATAACCCAACGGGTACTATAACTAATTCTGACGCATTAAGAGATTTTTGTTCTAGGGTCTCAGAAAGGGTCCCTGTGTTTGTAGATGAGGCATACTTAGGATTTTTGGAAAATGGAATGAAACATTCTATGGTTCCATTAGTAAAAGAGGGGAAAAACGTTATTGTAGCTAGAACATTTTCGAAAATACATGGAATGGCCGGCCTAAGGGTTGGTTATGCAGTCGCTCAACCAGAAACCTTAGAACGTATTCACTCTATTACAAGAGGAGGAATGGGCATATCTTACCCTTCCATTCATGCAGCTATGGCAAGTTTAGAAGATGCAGAGTTTCTTGATAAATGCCGTTCATTAAACTCTGAAGTCAGAGATTATGTTTATACGAGCTTAAAAGGCATGGGACACAATGCAGTTCCCTCTCATACTAGTTTTATGATATTTCCTATTGAAATGGAAGGAGAAACTTTCCTAAAAGAAATGACCGCACTAGGTGTGGGGGTAAGGGCTTTTCAATTTATGGACAAAAATTGGTGTCGAGTAAGTATGGGAACCATGGATGAAATGAAATTGTTCACCGCTGCAGTTAACAAAGTATTAGTATAA
- a CDS encoding response regulator transcription factor, translated as MNEGKIHILLLEDDETLGYLLSEYLKLKQFEVTWCKQVSSAREKLNHLKFQLAILDVMLPDRDGFSFAEEISKTSPELSFLFLTARSLKTDVLKGFSIGAVDYIKKPIDEEELVARIHAILRRNSSQHQLSEETIHKIGLYKFEPSKQELSINGEIKSLTARESDILSMLVSNANELTSYEDIMNNIWGEDDYFSRKSLNVYISNLRKYLRKDLNMKIDNVHRKGFILKIRNR; from the coding sequence ATGAATGAAGGCAAAATACATATTCTGCTGCTTGAGGATGACGAGACTTTGGGATACCTGCTTTCGGAATACCTAAAACTTAAACAATTTGAAGTAACCTGGTGTAAGCAAGTTTCATCGGCTAGAGAAAAATTAAACCATTTAAAATTTCAGCTGGCAATATTGGATGTAATGTTGCCAGACCGGGATGGCTTTAGTTTTGCTGAAGAAATTTCAAAAACCTCTCCAGAATTGTCATTCCTGTTTTTAACTGCTCGGTCTCTTAAAACTGATGTCCTTAAAGGATTTTCAATTGGCGCTGTAGACTATATTAAAAAACCTATTGATGAAGAGGAACTCGTTGCACGCATACACGCCATATTGCGGCGCAATTCTTCTCAACATCAGCTAAGTGAGGAAACAATTCACAAAATTGGTCTTTATAAATTCGAACCTTCAAAACAGGAATTGTCTATCAATGGTGAAATTAAATCACTTACAGCAAGGGAAAGTGATATTCTTTCAATGTTAGTCTCAAACGCAAATGAATTAACTTCATATGAAGACATTATGAATAATATATGGGGGGAGGACGATTACTTTAGCCGCAAAAGTCTAAATGTCTATATCTCAAATCTCCGCAAATACTTACGAAAGGATTTGAACATGAAAATCGATAACGTTCACCGCAAGGGGTTTATCCTAAAGATTAGAAACCGTTAG
- a CDS encoding sensor histidine kinase: MAKRHIYIIVFAVAIIVLLIVQYQYLRIGLSLARNQFNVKLEKAETVIKEDLNTENKLTFLIGEALGEATYFNISQDSLIDASNNFLRDQLIGRLTENSLPDDFSFRLKDSENNVLLFSPDTVKMDGHIISYRINLQGYLPDLLKRKLSLELQFKDLNAYFLSQLNGLTFPTLLCIIAICIVGVWFFISYYGQQQLITTTNDFINNLTHELKTPVFSIGLATKLIEEKPKYEQKPLIEAIKEQLQRLNRHIDQVLKLGSLEKHEAAVPLTKLDLHPFLKEWCESFKVKATHEQFHFEYEIGDESYLIKGETSHLENAINNLLDNAKKYSEDPIINLKAFKSKGHLLIEIKDNGIGIPKKELNKIFQKFYRIPNGDIHKVKGYGLGLSYVQEIIRRHNGKISMEAAEPKGTIVILKLPLINE, translated from the coding sequence ATGGCCAAAAGACATATTTACATTATAGTATTTGCCGTAGCAATTATTGTTCTTTTAATTGTGCAATACCAATATTTAAGGATAGGATTAAGTTTAGCTAGAAATCAATTTAACGTTAAACTTGAAAAGGCCGAGACAGTAATAAAGGAAGATTTAAATACTGAAAACAAATTAACCTTTTTAATAGGAGAAGCACTTGGAGAAGCTACATATTTCAATATTTCTCAGGATAGCTTAATTGATGCAAGTAATAATTTCCTTCGTGATCAACTAATAGGTCGATTAACCGAAAATAGCCTTCCAGACGATTTCTCCTTCAGATTAAAAGATTCAGAAAACAATGTTCTTTTATTTTCGCCAGACACCGTGAAAATGGACGGACACATAATTTCTTACCGAATAAATCTACAAGGGTATCTACCAGATTTATTGAAGAGAAAACTTTCGCTAGAACTTCAGTTCAAAGATTTAAATGCTTATTTCCTTTCACAATTAAATGGTTTAACCTTCCCCACATTGCTATGTATTATTGCCATCTGTATAGTTGGAGTTTGGTTCTTTATATCATATTACGGACAGCAACAATTGATTACTACAACTAATGATTTTATCAACAACCTAACCCACGAGCTCAAAACACCCGTTTTCTCGATTGGATTGGCAACTAAACTAATCGAGGAAAAACCCAAATATGAACAAAAGCCATTAATCGAAGCAATTAAAGAACAATTACAAAGGCTAAATAGACATATAGATCAAGTTCTTAAACTTGGAAGCTTGGAAAAACACGAAGCAGCCGTACCACTTACAAAGTTAGATTTACATCCTTTTTTAAAAGAATGGTGCGAGAGCTTTAAGGTCAAAGCTACCCATGAGCAATTTCATTTTGAATATGAAATTGGTGATGAGTCCTACCTTATTAAGGGAGAAACATCCCACTTGGAAAATGCCATTAATAATCTGTTGGATAATGCAAAAAAATATTCTGAGGATCCTATTATTAATTTAAAAGCCTTTAAATCGAAAGGTCACCTTTTAATTGAAATTAAAGACAATGGTATTGGGATTCCGAAAAAGGAGTTGAATAAAATTTTTCAAAAATTCTATAGAATTCCAAATGGAGATATCCATAAAGTTAAAGGGTATGGATTGGGTTTAAGTTACGTTCAAGAAATCATTCGTAGACATAATGGTAAAATTTCTATGGAAGCAGCTGAACCAAAGGGAACAATTGTAATATTAAAATTACCTTTGATTAATGAATGA
- a CDS encoding nuclear transport factor 2 family protein, with product MRILILVLTTIVAFNSCKQEEESPLLSSGEVQKQILDKAREVVWGLNHKDSDTLMSQFWKSDDALFIINGNMVKGYDNIEKGLKQGMLARKLFQLKITNEFVEVFTPVSAMHVAEFEQEVTDQNDSAFTEKGSWSAFYRKLEDQWKVVLVHESYYPLKPKTTSEAGEE from the coding sequence ATGAGAATACTAATTCTTGTCTTGACGACTATTGTAGCATTTAATTCTTGTAAACAAGAAGAAGAATCACCCCTTTTATCTTCTGGCGAAGTACAAAAGCAAATATTAGATAAGGCTAGAGAAGTTGTTTGGGGGCTAAATCATAAAGATTCAGATACTTTAATGTCTCAATTTTGGAAATCGGATGACGCACTTTTCATTATAAATGGAAATATGGTGAAAGGTTATGACAATATTGAAAAAGGATTAAAACAGGGCATGTTGGCCAGGAAACTGTTTCAACTTAAAATTACCAATGAATTTGTTGAAGTTTTTACCCCAGTATCTGCTATGCATGTAGCCGAATTTGAACAAGAAGTAACCGACCAGAACGATAGCGCCTTTACTGAAAAAGGCTCTTGGTCTGCTTTTTATCGAAAGTTAGAGGATCAGTGGAAGGTAGTCTTGGTACATGAGTCATATTATCCACTTAAACCCAAAACAACTTCGGAAGCGGGAGAAGAATAA
- a CDS encoding serine hydrolase codes for MKNFLIVLFQLAVIPFLTYAQVPNNFEKELDKLIQDGMKLWEVPGVELVVVEDGEVVYSKGFGVASIETKKPVDEHTLMVCASTTKAFTAAAMATLVDQGKLKWTDKVSDILPDFQLSDPYITKDINIIDLFTHQIGLPNSDYLWTMMEIPADSVLYRMREVPMSYSLRNGHVYQNIMYVVAGKIIEKLSGQDWGVYLKKHIYDPLGMDETYAYQSQTEGIVNKASAHDKVNNAVMVIPQSRADLIGPAGSMWSNIDDMGNWLKFLLNEGVVDGDTLISKKQFKKLFEPHHIIPESSFYSSQKFTKPHWRTYGLGWFQHDYKGEMVNFHTGSLSGMHAIAGLIPDKNIGVYYMANMDNSELRHSLMYAVFDLLLEGKVSRDWNNDIYNVYNPKDTKTKPDPKPIANSPATFNTEQLLGEYIHKKFGSIKVFKENGSLRFNLNDKLFGTLSHWHYDTYQLEYDRKDWGTDLVTFQRGENGELGNLLIFNEIFKLTKK; via the coding sequence ATGAAGAACTTCCTCATAGTACTATTTCAACTCGCTGTAATTCCGTTTTTGACATATGCACAAGTCCCTAATAATTTTGAGAAAGAACTTGACAAATTAATTCAAGATGGAATGAAACTTTGGGAAGTGCCTGGAGTAGAATTGGTGGTTGTTGAAGACGGAGAGGTGGTTTATTCAAAGGGATTTGGTGTCGCCTCTATTGAAACCAAAAAGCCGGTTGATGAACATACATTAATGGTTTGTGCTTCTACCACCAAGGCTTTTACCGCTGCTGCAATGGCGACTTTAGTCGATCAAGGAAAATTGAAGTGGACAGATAAAGTAAGTGATATTTTACCCGATTTTCAATTAAGTGATCCCTACATAACTAAGGATATAAATATTATTGACTTATTCACCCACCAAATAGGACTACCCAATAGCGATTATCTGTGGACGATGATGGAAATACCTGCGGATTCGGTTTTATATCGAATGCGTGAAGTTCCGATGTCCTATTCACTCAGAAATGGACATGTTTATCAAAATATAATGTATGTCGTTGCCGGAAAAATCATTGAAAAACTTTCTGGCCAAGATTGGGGCGTCTATTTGAAAAAGCACATTTATGATCCATTAGGCATGGATGAAACTTATGCATATCAATCCCAAACAGAAGGAATAGTGAACAAAGCATCTGCACATGACAAAGTCAATAATGCGGTTATGGTAATCCCCCAATCTAGGGCAGATCTTATCGGTCCCGCCGGTTCCATGTGGTCTAATATTGATGATATGGGGAATTGGTTGAAATTTCTCTTGAATGAAGGTGTTGTGGATGGCGATACTTTGATTAGCAAAAAACAATTCAAAAAACTTTTTGAACCTCATCATATTATCCCAGAATCGTCCTTTTATAGTTCACAAAAATTTACAAAACCTCATTGGAGAACCTATGGCTTGGGATGGTTTCAACACGATTATAAAGGGGAGATGGTGAATTTCCACACAGGTAGTTTATCGGGTATGCATGCCATAGCTGGACTTATTCCGGATAAGAATATTGGTGTTTACTATATGGCAAATATGGATAATTCAGAGTTACGGCATTCCTTAATGTATGCTGTTTTTGATTTATTGTTGGAAGGAAAAGTAAGCCGTGATTGGAATAATGATATTTACAATGTGTACAATCCAAAAGATACAAAAACAAAACCAGATCCTAAACCTATCGCTAATTCTCCAGCAACATTCAACACTGAACAACTACTCGGAGAATACATTCATAAAAAATTTGGTTCAATTAAAGTATTTAAGGAAAATGGTTCATTGCGATTTAATTTAAACGACAAACTTTTTGGCACCTTATCCCATTGGCATTACGACACCTATCAACTCGAATACGACCGAAAGGATTGGGGTACAGATTTGGTCACCTTCCAAAGAGGTGAAAATGGAGAATTAGGGAATCTGCTTATCTTTAATGAGATATTTAAACTCACGAAAAAATGA
- a CDS encoding EcsC family protein, producing the protein MSEKVENTMEELSESPQMNVEDLKQLQIAQDTIQDIGFLMKAMNKVGSTVETGLQFLSDKQREWLNTHIHSILLKILKSNLRTMNKKGDFKEPSSATYKLLVSATGAGSGLLGAANPLGASVFAAELLVSTKFMMRSIMDIARSEGEDIYDVNTQLACLEVFALGGSQKDDDNLDTGYYATRVAMGTALKGAGAYISKYGLQGVGKIMMGSVNPVIKVLGLIASRFTVQVSEKFVAQAVPLVGAAGGGLINYLFIDHFQNMAKAHFVIRRLERKYGQDVVKSYYNELDKATKELE; encoded by the coding sequence ATGAGTGAAAAGGTTGAAAATACGATGGAAGAGCTGAGTGAATCACCTCAAATGAATGTTGAAGATTTAAAGCAATTGCAAATTGCCCAAGATACAATTCAAGATATTGGCTTTCTGATGAAGGCAATGAATAAGGTTGGATCAACTGTAGAAACCGGCCTTCAATTTTTATCTGATAAACAGAGGGAATGGCTTAATACCCACATACATTCCATATTATTGAAAATTTTGAAGAGTAACCTTCGAACAATGAATAAAAAGGGAGACTTTAAAGAGCCTTCTTCTGCAACCTACAAATTATTGGTAAGTGCTACGGGTGCTGGTAGTGGATTACTTGGTGCTGCTAATCCTTTAGGTGCAAGTGTATTTGCCGCAGAACTTTTGGTGTCCACCAAATTTATGATGCGATCCATAATGGATATTGCCAGAAGCGAAGGAGAGGATATATATGATGTTAACACCCAATTGGCATGCCTTGAAGTCTTTGCTTTAGGAGGTTCCCAAAAAGATGATGATAACCTAGATACGGGATATTATGCCACCCGAGTTGCTATGGGTACTGCACTTAAAGGTGCTGGAGCTTATATATCAAAATATGGTTTACAAGGCGTAGGCAAAATTATGATGGGAAGTGTAAACCCAGTTATCAAAGTATTAGGACTAATCGCTTCTCGATTTACCGTTCAAGTTTCAGAAAAATTTGTCGCCCAAGCCGTCCCTCTTGTCGGCGCTGCAGGAGGAGGTTTGATTAATTATCTTTTCATTGACCATTTTCAAAATATGGCAAAAGCCCATTTTGTCATTCGTCGTTTAGAGCGCAAATACGGACAGGATGTTGTTAAATCTTATTATAACGAATTGGATAAGGCAACAAAGGAACTAGAATAG